A genomic region of Salinibacterium sp. NK8237 contains the following coding sequences:
- a CDS encoding metal-dependent transcriptional regulator: MSAAIPSGQLTDVDSISLVAQDYLKAIWSATEWGDPPITTKALATRFGTSPANVTDTLHRLAAQQLIDYRPYKPVQLTKTGARLAIAMVRRHRIIETFLVTTLGYGWDEVHDEAERLEHAATETLIDRMDALLGFPPSDPHGDPIPTAEGHTNTAQGAIRLASAAPGRYRVQRISDAESANLEIAVTLEVAPGSVVDAHSVDGECYLTTTAGSHAVSATFAGAVWVTRIDPSAP; encoded by the coding sequence GTGAGTGCGGCGATCCCGAGCGGGCAGCTCACAGACGTTGACTCCATAAGTTTGGTGGCCCAGGACTATCTGAAGGCGATATGGAGCGCCACAGAGTGGGGCGACCCGCCGATAACCACGAAAGCACTCGCTACCCGCTTCGGAACCAGCCCCGCCAACGTCACCGACACTCTGCACCGCCTCGCTGCGCAGCAGCTCATCGACTATCGGCCCTATAAACCTGTCCAGCTGACGAAGACGGGTGCGCGTCTTGCCATAGCAATGGTGCGCAGACACCGCATTATCGAAACGTTCCTAGTCACAACTCTCGGCTACGGGTGGGATGAAGTCCACGACGAAGCGGAACGACTCGAGCACGCCGCAACAGAGACGCTGATCGATCGGATGGATGCCCTGCTCGGCTTTCCCCCGAGCGATCCGCACGGCGACCCCATACCTACCGCAGAAGGCCACACAAATACTGCACAGGGCGCCATTCGTCTCGCTAGCGCTGCGCCGGGACGATACCGGGTGCAGAGGATTTCCGATGCAGAGTCCGCCAACCTTGAGATTGCCGTCACACTTGAGGTTGCACCGGGGAGCGTCGTCGACGCGCACAGCGTCGATGGCGAGTGCTACCTCACAACAACTGCGGGTTCGCATGCGGTCTCAGCGACCTTCGCAGGTGCAGTGTGGGTCACGCGGATCGATCCCTCCGCGCCATAA
- a CDS encoding ubiquinol-cytochrome c reductase cytochrome b subunit — protein MTTTPAQDAQPKTRGQRFTGAAANYIDERTSISGLVKEVGRKIFPDHWSFMLGEVALYSFIVILLSGTFLTFFFEASMVEVHYEGSYAPLKGIEMSAAMASTLDISFDIRGGLLMRQIHHWAALLFVASIGLHMLRVYFTGAFRKPREINWFIGFVLFVLAMAEGFTGYSLPDDLLSGNGLRIIDGMVKGIPVIGTWISYLLFGGEFPGVDIVSRLYILHIMLLPAIIIAAIGIHMLLLVINKHTQFAGPGRTNDNVVGSPVMPGFAAKAGGFFFIIFGVITLIASTFSINPVWVYGPYDPSPVSAGTQPDWYIGFADGALRLVPPGWETEWFGFTWSFNIIAPLVILGLFIAIVAFYPFIEAWITGDKREHHIADRPRNAPTRTAIGAAGVTFYAVLWAAASSDLLATHFKLSIEGVIHSCQALLIFGPIIAYFITKRVCLGLQKKDREIALHGYESGRIVRLPHGEYIEVHEQLDDYELWKLVSYEDYKPLMVRPDAQGRITIGQRLRASVSRWFFEDRIAPVSQKEIEQSKDEHH, from the coding sequence ATGACAACCACCCCCGCCCAGGACGCACAGCCCAAGACACGCGGACAGCGTTTCACGGGAGCTGCTGCCAACTACATTGACGAGCGCACCAGCATCTCTGGACTCGTCAAAGAGGTAGGTCGCAAGATCTTCCCCGACCACTGGTCGTTCATGCTCGGAGAGGTTGCTCTCTACAGCTTCATCGTGATTCTTCTTTCGGGAACGTTCCTCACGTTCTTCTTCGAAGCTTCGATGGTCGAGGTTCACTACGAGGGCTCGTACGCACCGCTCAAGGGAATTGAGATGTCGGCCGCTATGGCGTCGACACTCGACATCTCCTTCGACATCCGCGGCGGACTCCTGATGCGCCAGATCCACCACTGGGCAGCCCTGCTGTTCGTGGCATCCATCGGTCTGCACATGCTCCGCGTGTACTTCACCGGTGCATTCCGCAAGCCCCGTGAGATCAACTGGTTCATCGGCTTCGTACTCTTCGTACTCGCGATGGCCGAGGGCTTCACCGGCTACTCTCTCCCCGATGACCTGCTTTCCGGTAACGGTCTGCGCATCATCGATGGAATGGTCAAGGGAATTCCGGTCATTGGTACGTGGATCTCTTACCTGCTGTTTGGTGGAGAGTTCCCGGGCGTCGACATCGTCAGCCGCCTATACATCTTGCACATCATGCTGCTGCCGGCGATCATCATCGCTGCAATCGGTATTCACATGCTGTTGCTCGTGATCAACAAGCACACCCAGTTCGCTGGCCCCGGTCGCACCAACGACAACGTCGTCGGCTCGCCCGTCATGCCTGGCTTCGCTGCGAAGGCTGGTGGATTCTTCTTCATCATCTTCGGTGTCATCACGCTGATCGCGTCGACGTTCTCGATCAACCCGGTGTGGGTCTACGGCCCCTACGACCCCTCCCCTGTTTCGGCAGGCACCCAACCTGACTGGTACATTGGATTCGCCGACGGCGCCCTCCGACTCGTTCCGCCAGGGTGGGAAACAGAGTGGTTCGGCTTCACGTGGTCGTTCAACATCATTGCTCCCTTGGTGATCTTGGGCCTCTTCATTGCGATCGTTGCCTTCTACCCCTTCATCGAGGCGTGGATCACCGGAGATAAGCGTGAACACCACATCGCTGACCGTCCTCGCAACGCTCCGACCCGTACCGCAATCGGTGCTGCTGGCGTCACGTTCTACGCAGTCCTCTGGGCCGCCGCGAGCTCTGACCTCTTGGCTACCCACTTCAAGTTATCCATCGAAGGAGTGATCCACTCCTGTCAGGCGCTGCTCATCTTCGGACCGATCATTGCCTACTTCATCACGAAGCGCGTGTGCTTGGGTCTGCAGAAGAAGGATCGCGAGATCGCTCTTCACGGCTACGAATCAGGTCGCATCGTGCGCTTGCCACACGGTGAGTACATCGAGGTTCACGAGCAGCTCGACGACTACGAACTGTGGAAGCTCGTCAGCTACGAGGACTACAAGCCGCTCATGGTGCGTCCGGATGCTCAGGGCCGCATCACCATCGGACAGCGCCTCCGGGCATCCGTATCGCGTTGGTTCTTCGAAGACCGCATCGCGCCGGTGTCGCAGAAAGAAATCGAACAGTCCAAGGACGAGCACCACTAA
- a CDS encoding ubiquinol-cytochrome c reductase iron-sulfur subunit: MADDHGDTAGSTAAGKDVEQHGAPAHSAGTAVVATDEVPNPGFPPHRPRVTDLDPKVDKQQERRVSMLFLLSIVGSVLAVVAYFVFPIEPGNMQSVRNNTLFLGLGITLGLLGIGIGAVHWSKALMQGHDLVEQRHGTRGSEETRAKAVEVFTLGNKDSGFGRRTMLRRSLIGALVVTPLPAIVLFRDLAPADNPVTLLKHTFWEEGMRLTRDPSGTPIKASDLTIGSAFQVIPEGLNDSEHRIEEKAKASVLLVRLKPEDLEVSEGREDWNYDGIVAYSKICTHVGCPVALYEQQTHHLLCPCHQSQFDIKREAAVIFGPAKRPLPQLPITVDSEGYLIAKSDFEEPIGPSFWERKL, from the coding sequence ATGGCAGACGACCACGGCGATACCGCCGGCAGCACAGCTGCGGGTAAGGACGTCGAGCAGCACGGGGCTCCTGCGCACAGCGCAGGTACCGCCGTCGTCGCAACCGACGAGGTGCCCAACCCTGGGTTTCCCCCGCATCGCCCACGCGTAACGGATCTCGACCCCAAGGTCGACAAGCAACAGGAACGCCGCGTTTCGATGCTGTTCCTCCTTTCCATCGTGGGAAGTGTGCTTGCTGTTGTCGCTTACTTCGTGTTCCCGATTGAGCCAGGAAACATGCAGTCGGTGCGTAACAACACGCTGTTCCTGGGTCTCGGCATCACGTTGGGGCTACTCGGCATCGGCATCGGTGCCGTTCACTGGTCCAAGGCTCTTATGCAGGGTCACGACCTTGTTGAGCAGCGCCACGGCACGCGAGGCAGCGAGGAAACTCGCGCCAAGGCTGTCGAGGTGTTCACCCTCGGCAACAAGGACTCCGGATTTGGCCGTCGCACCATGTTGCGTCGCTCGCTAATCGGCGCCCTCGTTGTCACCCCGCTTCCCGCGATCGTGTTGTTCCGTGATCTTGCTCCCGCCGACAACCCGGTCACGCTTCTCAAGCACACCTTCTGGGAAGAGGGCATGCGGTTGACGCGTGACCCGAGCGGAACCCCCATCAAGGCATCGGACCTCACCATCGGTTCAGCCTTCCAGGTCATCCCTGAAGGTCTCAACGACTCTGAACACCGCATCGAAGAGAAGGCAAAAGCTTCAGTTCTCCTCGTCCGCCTCAAGCCAGAAGACCTTGAGGTATCGGAGGGTCGCGAAGACTGGAACTACGACGGAATCGTCGCTTACTCCAAGATTTGCACCCACGTTGGATGCCCGGTTGCACTTTACGAACAGCAAACGCATCACCTTCTGTGCCCGTGCCACCAATCACAGTTCGACATCAAGCGCGAAGCAGCCGTTATCTTCGGTCCAGCCAAGCGTCCCCTTCCGCAATTGCCAATTACGGTCGACTCAGAGGGCTACTTGATCGCTAAGAGCGACTTCGAAGAACCCATCGGACCAAGCTTCTGGGAGCGCAAGCTATGA